The genomic segment GAGTTACAAAGTACTTACTCTCTAACGAGTGATGAATTAGGGATCCCTAAGTCAGTGTTGGATAACCCCTCGACGTTAATTCCTGTCTCTGTTCTTAATGATTACTATCGAGAATTAGAACTGAAAACAGGGGACCCCGATGCCGTGCTCAATTTAGTCAGTCAACTCAGTCTTGAACGACTGGGTTCGTTAGGGCGTTGGTTTTTATCAGGCCATGATCTTGCATCAGCAATACGTCGCATTAATTTTGGCATTACCTGTATTCAGTCCGGTGCTATTTTGGCGGGTGAAATGGCAGGGCCGCTGGCTAAATGGACCTATAAAAATGACTCTATCGATTCAGATAACAAAGTGCATGAAGGGATTAGAGTCGTCAATTTTATGCTACGAACCTTGAAGCATTATCTTGGAGAGAACTATTCTCCAGACCGCGTTTGCCTGCCTGGAAACCGAAGGAATCATGCTAAGTATCAGGCTTATTTTGGCTGTGAGGTAGAGTGGAATCACGACCAAGCCGAGATTTGGTTGCCAAATAAAATGCGGTTACAGGGCAACAAAGTGCCAAGCGTAGAGGCCTCTAAGCTCGCGATGAGTTTCTCAGACCTTGATCGATTTCTCAACATGCCCGATCCCAACGACTATGCCAAGGTGCTGTACGAGACCATCAATTACAGTCGACACTTTGGTTTACCAACATTAGAAAGAGTCAGTGCCTTATTGGGGTTATCCGAGCAACAATTGCAGCGTCGGTTACATAATTTGGGTCTTAACTTTAGTTATGTGGTGGGTTTTGTCTTGTCGGGTGAGGCTGTGATTCAAATTACTGCGGGTATTTCGGTTGAGCAGGTGGCTAAAAATTTGGGTT from the Vibrio hippocampi genome contains:
- a CDS encoding AraC family transcriptional regulator; translated protein: MFTNVNFVRTMGIQGLFSELQSTYSLTSDELGIPKSVLDNPSTLIPVSVLNDYYRELELKTGDPDAVLNLVSQLSLERLGSLGRWFLSGHDLASAIRRINFGITCIQSGAILAGEMAGPLAKWTYKNDSIDSDNKVHEGIRVVNFMLRTLKHYLGENYSPDRVCLPGNRRNHAKYQAYFGCEVEWNHDQAEIWLPNKMRLQGNKVPSVEASKLAMSFSDLDRFLNMPDPNDYAKVLYETINYSRHFGLPTLERVSALLGLSEQQLQRRLHNLGLNFSYVVGFVLSGEAVIQITAGISVEQVAKNLGYNNVTSFGRMFKKYRGVTPAQYRRNVITAY